One region of Camelina sativa cultivar DH55 chromosome 6, Cs, whole genome shotgun sequence genomic DNA includes:
- the LOC104791258 gene encoding uncharacterized protein LOC104791258, with amino-acid sequence MVDVDRRMTGLRPSHAAGLRRLSARAAAPTTPTVRNSLVSFSSLADQVISHLHTSRIQVQPGLTDSEFAIAEAEFAFAFPPDLRAVLTAGLPVGAGFPDWRSPGARLHLRAMIDLPIAAVSFQIARNTLWSKSWGLRPSDPEKALRVARNALKRAPLMIPIFDHCYIPCNPSLAGNPVFYIDETRIFCCGSDLSDFFERESLFRGSGTCPVVLTKQRSVSEKSAGPSSSSNFSRMSLDSGRVHGSGTPRWVEFWSDAAVDRRRRNSASSMSSSHSSSPERFLDLPRSETPKWVDDYVNRIGSVLRGGGWSESDVDDIVHVSASGFFEGEMVILDNQAVLDALLLKAGRFSESLRKAGWSSEEVSDALGFDFRPEKEKKPVKKLSPELVQRIGKLAESVSRS; translated from the coding sequence atggtCGACGTTGATCGGAGAATGACCGGTCTCAGACCATCACACGCCGCGGGTCTCCGTCGTCTCTCAGCACGAGCCGCTGCACCAACGACACCAACTGTAAGAAACAGTCTCGTCTCTTTCTCATCTCTAGCTGATCAAGTCATCTCACACTTACACACCTCGAGGATCCAAGTCCAACCGGGTTTAACCGACTCCGAATTCGCCATAGCCGAAGCAGAGTTCGCATTCGCTTTCCCACCTGACCTCCGTGCTGTTCTCACCGCCGGTTTACCCGTCGGAGCTGGTTTCCCAGACTGGCGTTCTCCCGGAGCTCGTCTTCATCTAAGGGCTATGATCGATCTTCCCATCGCCGCCGTCTCGTTTCAGATCGCGAGGAACACTCTCTGGAGCAAGTCTTGGGGTTTACGACCGTCCGACCCGGAAAAAGCTTTACGGGTCGCGAGGAATGCTCTCAAAAGAGCTCCTTTGATGATACCAATCTTTGATCACTGCTATATTCCTTGTAACCCGTCTTTAGCGGGTAACCCGGTTTTTTACATTGATGAGACCCGGATTTTCTGTTGCGGGTCGGATCTTTCTGATTTCTTCGAGCGTGAGTCTTTGTTCAGAGGCTCCGGCACGTGTCCGGTTGTTTTAACTAAGCAGCGTTCGGTTAGTGAGAAATCAGCCGGGCCATCTTCGTCGTCTAATTTTTCAAGAATGAGTTTAGATTCGGGTCGGGTTCATGGGTCGGGTACACCGAGATGGGTTGAGTTTTGGAGTGACGCGGCGGTTGATCGACGGAGGAGAAACTCTGCTTCTTCCATGTCGTCGTCACACTCTTCGTCGCCGGAGAGGTTTCTAGATTTACCAAGATCAGAGACGCCGAAATGGGTCGACGATTACGTGAACCGGATCGGGTCGGTTTTAAGAGGAGGCGGGTGGAGCGAATCCGACGTCGATGATATTGTACACGTGTCAGCATCTGGATTCTTTGAGGGTGAAATGGTGATTTTAGACAATCAAGCGGTTCTTGATGCGTTGCTTTTGAAAGCGGGTCGGTTCTCGGAGTCGCTCCGAAAAGCTGGATGGAGCTCCGAAGAAGTATCGGATGCacttggttttgattttagaccggagaaggagaagaaaccgGTTAAGAAGTTATCTCCTGAACTAGTCCAACGAATCGGGAAACTTGCTGAGTCGGTTTCTCGGTCATGA
- the LOC104791259 gene encoding uncharacterized protein At4g04775-like: MSTVSGGSSGSSNVRQRGFVVGVPKRCWCGEHIVAKNSKSEPNPSRRYFRCREAAAKKLVNDNHIFKWVDEALLDEVATLGVQFERVKEEMKERTIETLQEQKLKFEKMQMEFEKELCERVEEVLLEAKAELQCRMNKSIIVCVFGFMILFALFKLV; this comes from the exons ATGAGTACCGTTTCTGGAGGTTCGAGTGGTTCATCAAATGTTCGACAAAGAGGATTCGTCGTTGGCGTGCCTAAGAGATGCTGGTGTGGGGAACACATCGTGGCAAAGAATTCCAAATCCGAGCCTAATCCTTCTCGGAGATACTTTCGATGTCGAGAAGCAGCAGCAAAGAAG CTTGTGAACGATAACCACATCTTTAAGTGGGTCGATGAGGCATTGTTGGACGAGGTAGCAACATTGGGTGTTCAATttgagagagtaaaagaagagatgaaagagcgTACAATAGAGACATTGCAAGAACAGAAGCTGAAATttgagaagatgcaaatggagtTCGAAAAAGAGCTTTGTGAGAGGGTTGAAGAAGTTTTGTTGGAAGCAAAAGCTGAATTGCAATGTAGGATGAATAAGAGTATAATTGTATGTGTTTTCGGTTTTATGatcttgtttgctctgtttaagCTTGTATGA
- the LOC104791256 gene encoding transcription factor HEC2-like, which produces MDNSDILMNMMMQQMEKLPEHFSNSNPNPNSHNVMMLSESNTHPFFFNPTHTHLPLDPTISHHHQPGLNFRYAPSISSSLPEKRGGCSDNANMAAMREMIFRIAVMQPIHIDPESVKPPKRKNVRISKDPQSVAARHRRERISERIRILQRLVPGGTKMDTASMLDEAIHYVKFLKKQVQSLEEHAVVNGGGMTAVAGGALAGTVGGGYGGKGCGTMRSDHHQMLGNVQILR; this is translated from the coding sequence ATGGATAACTCCGACATTCTAATGAACATGATGATGCAGCAGATGGAGAAGCTTCCTGAACACTTCTCTaactcaaaccctaaccctaattccCATAACGTTATGATGCTCTCCGAATCCAACACCCATCCGTTCTTCTTCAACCCCACCCATACTCATCTCCCACTTGACCCAACCATCTCTCATCACCACCAACCCGGTTTAAATTTCCGGTACGCCCCTTCCATCTCATCATCTCTCCCGGAGAAAAGAGGAGGATGCAGCGACAACGCCAACATGGCGGCAATGAGAGAGATGATCTTTCGAATAGCCGTGATGCAGCCTATACATATTGATCCGGAGTCCGTGAAGCCACCGAAGAGAAAGAACGTGAGGATCTCTAAGGATCCACAGAGCGTGGCGGCTCGACATCGAAGGGAGAGGATAAGTGAGCGCATTCGGATTCTTCAACGGCTTGTCCCCGGTGGAACCAAGATGGATACGGCGTCGATGCTCGATGAGGCTATCCATTACGTTAAGTTTCTTAAGAAGCAGGTGCAATCGCTGGAGGAACACGCGGTGGTTAACGGGGGAGGAATGACGGCGGTGGCCGGAGGAGCACTGGCGGGTACTGTTGGTGGAGGATATGGAGGTAAAGGGTGTGGGACTATGCGGTCTGATCATCACCAGATGCTTGGAAATGTACAGATtcttagatga
- the LOC104699035 gene encoding uncharacterized protein LOC104699035 codes for MFLVFDVSGLCTPYVARFLAKEHDKASECQVHPSTNGCFEVTLDGDKHRVSLQNMTCTCKKYQICGIPCEHAYGVILKRTLSADDYVCQWFRTAMWRLNYTNGITPQRGARHWPSTLGENVHVPPEPPQPGRKKITKADKKRKPGVNESPVKKKPKHKKRIMHCGICGSDQHNRR; via the exons ATGTTCTTGGTTTTTGATGTTTCAGGTTTATGTACTCCATATGTGGCAAGGTTTCTTGCTAAAGAGCATGACAAAGCTTCGGAATGCCAGGTGCATCCTTCTACTAATGGGTGCTTTGAAGTCACACTGGATGGAGACAAACACAGAGttagtttacaaaatatgacTTGTACctgcaaaaaatatcaaatatgtggTATTCCATGTGAGCATGCCTATGGAGTGATTCTGAAGAGGACGTTAAGTGCTGATGACTATGTCTGCCAGTGGTTTCGAACTGCTATGTGGAGGCTTAACTACACAAATGGCATTACTCCACAAAGGGGTGCTCGTCATTGGCCTTCGACTTTAGGTGAGAATGTTCATGTTCCACCTGAGCCACCACAACCTGGGAGAAAGAAGATAACCAAGGcagacaagaagaggaagccaGGTGTAAATGAGTCTCCTgtcaagaagaaaccaaaacataaaaaaaggatAATGCACTGTGGAATTTGTGGTTCTGATCAGCATAACCGTAG ATGA
- the LOC109133491 gene encoding uncharacterized protein LOC109133491, with the protein MDLIIRSGFGQQDGIGQRDGVGEREYDEEGEDRDEFHVDMLAQEFTDAEESIRHDTYPESDDEEEGRGRGAGRGRGAGPERVFTDIGRGDGTLWKDQSFYNGVAFKESVLDYALHTGYNLKQYRYDKDKLGFRCVGDKGNCEWKVFAALLPNASLWKITKYIDKHCCTPNGECEMFKVPVIARIFLDKIREEPDHYKPLRIEQIIMERWKISATRPQCQAARRKALGWIEYEYEQQFARLRDYQAEILEANPGSVVEIDTIKNDAGQDVFNRFYVCFDALRRTWKQTCRPIIGVDGAFLKAKIKGQLLAALGRDADNGIYPIAWCVVQVENKDNWLWFVKRLKTDLDLNEGDGYILVSDRQKGLIKAVELELPQIEHRMCVRHIYGNLKKTHPSKKQIKPLLWHMAWSYNAKQFGERLEQIHAYDTGVYDDVMKSKPKSWCRAFYKLGGYCEDVDNNFTESFNKTIDKAREKPFVAMLETVRRLSMVRIAKRSALSHSHKGN; encoded by the exons ATGGATTTAATAATCCGATCTGGTTTTGGGCAACAAGATGGTATTGGGCAAAGAGATGGTGTTGGAGAACGAGAGtacgatgaagaaggagaggatCGAGATGAATTTCACGTCGATATGCTTGCTCAGGAATTTACCGATGCTGAAGAGTCGATTCGTCATGATACGTACCCAGAAAGtgacgacgaggaagaaggtcgtggtcgtggtgcgggtcgtggtcgtggtgcggGTCCAGAGAGGGTGTTTACGGATATCGGACGTGGTGATGGAACTTTGTGGAAAGACCAATCCTTCTACAATGGGGTCGCATTCAAGGAGAGTGTCTTGGACTATGCACTACATACTGGTTACAATTTGAAGCAATACAGGTATGACAAAGATAAACTCGGGTTTAGATGTGTTGGGGATAAGGGCAATTGTGAGTGGAAAGTGTTTGCTGCACTTCTTCCAAACGCATCTTTGTGGAAGATTACGAAATACATTGATAAGCATTGTTGTACCCCCAATGGCGAGTGTGAGATGTTTAAGGTCCCAGTCATAGCTAGAATTTTTCTCGATAAGATTAGAGAGGAACCGGATCATTACAAGCCTTTGAGGATTGAACAGATTATCATGGAAAGGTGGAAGATATCCGCTACTAGGCCACAATGTCAAGCTGCTCGGAGAAAGGCTTTGGGATGGATAGAGTATGAGTATGAACAACAGTTTGCACGACTGCGAGATTACCAAGCTGAGATCTTGGAAGCAAATCCAGGGTCTGTTGTGGAGATTGATACAATTAAGAATGATGCTGGTCAAGACGTCTTCAAtcggttttatgtttgtttcgatGCCCTTAGAAGAACTTGGAAACAGACTTGCCGGCCAATAATAGGAGTTGATGGCGCCTTCTTAAAGGCAAAGATCAAGGGACAGTTGCTTGCTGCATTAGGCAGAGATGCAGACAATGGCATCTATCCAATAGCCTGGTGTGTTGTTCAAGTTGAGAACAAAGACAATTGGTTATGGTTTgtgaagagattgaagactGACCTGGATCTAAACGAGGGAGATGGTTACATTTTAGTGTCTGATCGACAAAAG GGGTTGATAAAAGCTGTGGAGTTGGAGTTACCACAAATAGAGCATAGAATGTGTGTTAGACACATCTatgggaacttgaagaagactcATCCTTCCAAGAAGCAAATCAAGCCACTCCTCTGGCATATGGCTTGGAGCTATAATGCAAAACAGTTCGGTGAGAGACTGGAACAGATACACGCTTATGACACTGGTGTGTATGATGATGTTATGAAGTCGAAACCAAAGAGCTGGTGTCGTGCCTTCTATAAGTTGGGGGGTTATTGCGAAGATGTTGACAACAACTTCACAGAATCTTTCAACAAGACCATCGACAAAGCAAGGGAGAAACCGTTTGTGGCAATGTTGGAGACAGTTAGAAGACTGTCTATGGTTCGGATTGCCAAGCGTTcagctctctctcattctcacaaaggtaattaa